One Aquarana catesbeiana isolate 2022-GZ linkage group LG06, ASM4218655v1, whole genome shotgun sequence genomic region harbors:
- the LOC141147740 gene encoding gamma-crystallin-1-like yields MVKIIFYEDRNFQGRSYECDSDCSDLTSYFSRCNSIRVENGNWILYEFTNYRGRQYFLKRGEYPDFQQWMGYNDSIRSCRLTPQHRGPFTIRIYEKEDFRGHMMELTEDCPHVYERFNYHDIHSAHVQDGYWVFYEEPNYRGRQYYLRPGEYRRYTDWGATNPRIGSFRRVQHSY; encoded by the exons ATGGTTAAG ATCATCTTCTACGAGGACAGGAACTTCCAGGGACGCTCCTATGAGTGTGACTCTGACTGTTCAGATTTGACTTCATACTTCAGTCGTTGTAACTCCATCCGAGTGGAAAATGGAAACTGGATCCTGTATGAGTTCACCAATTACAGAGGACGCCAGTACTTCCTAAAGAGAGGGGAATATCCTGATTTCCAGCAATGGATGGGATACAATGATTCCATCAGATCCTGCCGCTTGACTCCACAG catcgTGGGCCATTCACAATCAGAATCTATGAGAAAGAAGACTTTAGAGGTCATATGATGGAGCTCACCGAAGACTGTCCTCATGTCTATGAAAGATTTAATTACCATGACATCCATTCTGCCCATGTACAAGATGGATACTGGGTGTTCTATGAGGAGCCCAACTACAGAGGACGTCAATATTACCTGAGACCCGGAGAGTACAGGAGATACACTGACTGGGGAGCAACTAACCCCAGAATTGGATCTTTCAGGCGCGTCCAGCACAGTTATTAA